A genomic window from Candidatus Nanopelagicales bacterium includes:
- a CDS encoding YlcI/YnfO family protein: protein MAAKTQRLEARLDPDTRERISEAAAVTGETMSAFVTRAARSETDRVLARADVVMMNEDLFDQMIATLDAPDAAPHLARAAARQRRFTRADERS from the coding sequence ATGGCGGCCAAGACCCAACGACTAGAGGCTCGGCTCGACCCCGACACCCGCGAACGCATCAGCGAGGCCGCTGCCGTGACCGGCGAGACGATGTCGGCGTTCGTGACTCGCGCCGCCCGCAGTGAAACTGACCGGGTCCTGGCCCGCGCCGATGTCGTGATGATGAACGAAGACCTGTTCGACCAGATGATCGCCACCCTGGATGCCCCCGACGCCGCTCCCCATCTGGCTAGGGCGGCCGCCCGCCAGCGTCGGTTCACGCGCGCGGACGAGCGAAGCTAG
- a CDS encoding type II toxin-antitoxin system RelE/ParE family toxin, with the protein MCEKARALIERLDTEPGSGQKLLGPLKGIRSARLGRSHRILYEISTDGSAHVLTIAPRKDAYR; encoded by the coding sequence ATGTGTGAGAAAGCGCGGGCATTGATCGAGCGACTCGACACGGAGCCGGGCTCGGGCCAGAAGCTGCTCGGCCCACTCAAGGGCATCCGTTCGGCCCGGCTCGGCCGTTCACACCGCATCCTGTATGAGATCTCAACGGATGGGTCAGCTCACGTCCTAACGATCGCGCCGCGCAAGGACGCCTATCGGTGA
- a CDS encoding type II toxin-antitoxin system Phd/YefM family antitoxin has translation MTDAEGGSMNATSLTEARDHLSEIVDQVASTADIFTITKHGRAMAVVLGQDEYESLIETLNILSDPDTMAAIAEARAEGHDPGRTG, from the coding sequence ATGACGGATGCCGAGGGAGGCTCCATGAACGCCACTTCGCTGACCGAGGCCCGTGATCACCTCAGCGAGATAGTTGATCAGGTGGCTTCTACCGCTGACATCTTCACCATCACGAAGCACGGCAGAGCGATGGCCGTGGTACTCGGCCAGGACGAGTACGAATCGCTCATCGAGACTCTCAACATCTTGTCCGACCCGGACACCATGGCCGCCATCGCTGAGGCGCGCGCTGAAGGCCACGATCCTGGGCGGACAGGCTGA
- a CDS encoding helix-turn-helix transcriptional regulator: MGVTKWSDVRERHVEQVGEQVLAERVAQTMARVRAHHLAEIRRSKGLTQPQVAAGMGVSVGRISQIEHGDVSGLDVLDRYVAALGGQLGLVATFGDEQMRVG, translated from the coding sequence ATGGGTGTGACGAAGTGGTCCGACGTTCGTGAGCGACACGTTGAGCAGGTTGGGGAGCAGGTGCTCGCGGAGCGGGTCGCTCAGACGATGGCCCGCGTCCGGGCGCATCACCTCGCGGAGATTCGGCGGAGCAAGGGCCTGACCCAGCCGCAGGTGGCCGCGGGAATGGGAGTGAGCGTGGGCCGGATTTCACAGATCGAGCACGGTGATGTGTCCGGCCTGGACGTCCTGGACCGCTACGTAGCGGCTCTTGGAGGACAGCTGGGACTGGTTGCGACGTTCGGCGATGAGCAGATGAGAGTCGGCTGA
- a CDS encoding helix-turn-helix domain-containing protein, which produces MTANITPRENELGDMAVAWLRDRLPANWEVGPADVGPQGPAGGRADRVIELRDPKGTHATLAVEIRNCFGPRDVDRLLGGLGRVLRALANNVAVLVVAPWLSQRTQELLRSEAVNYLDLTGNAYVRLDSPAVLIHTQGAANNPAPAMRGKARVRGPKAGRLLRTLLDFRPPYGVRDLAAATGLAPGYVSRLLDTLDREALIERSARGRVESVDVARVLARWAETYDVFHTNRVAPYLAPGGVGQIMRRLGDASNPIAVTGSFAAVRLAPKAGPALLAAYCDDPAAVADELDLIPTDEGANVVLMRPFDGVVWERTSSEEGVMFVAPSQAAIDCLTGNGRMPAEGEALVGWMTQNEDTWRLSVLSATGVKASE; this is translated from the coding sequence GTGACGGCAAACATAACTCCTAGAGAGAACGAACTGGGAGACATGGCAGTCGCGTGGCTTCGGGACCGGCTTCCAGCCAACTGGGAAGTCGGGCCAGCGGACGTCGGACCGCAGGGTCCCGCTGGCGGTCGGGCCGACCGTGTCATCGAACTGCGTGACCCCAAGGGCACGCACGCGACCCTCGCCGTTGAAATCCGGAACTGCTTCGGCCCCAGAGATGTGGATCGACTCCTGGGGGGATTGGGTCGGGTGCTCCGCGCCCTGGCGAACAACGTGGCAGTCCTCGTCGTTGCGCCGTGGCTGAGTCAGCGCACCCAGGAACTGCTTCGATCAGAGGCAGTCAACTACCTTGACCTCACCGGCAACGCCTACGTCCGCCTCGACAGCCCGGCCGTGCTCATACACACGCAGGGCGCGGCGAACAACCCTGCCCCGGCCATGCGCGGCAAGGCACGCGTCAGGGGACCGAAGGCGGGCCGCCTGCTGCGCACTCTTCTGGACTTCCGACCCCCGTATGGCGTTCGCGATCTCGCTGCGGCGACGGGTCTGGCTCCCGGATACGTCTCCCGACTCCTAGACACGCTCGACCGTGAGGCCCTGATCGAGCGGTCGGCGCGCGGGCGGGTCGAGTCCGTTGACGTCGCTCGCGTGCTCGCCCGGTGGGCCGAAACATACGACGTTTTCCACACGAATCGAGTCGCACCGTATTTGGCCCCTGGTGGCGTGGGCCAGATCATGCGACGGTTGGGGGACGCCAGCAATCCCATCGCTGTGACCGGCAGCTTCGCCGCCGTTCGGCTGGCGCCGAAAGCTGGACCGGCCTTGCTCGCGGCCTACTGCGATGACCCAGCGGCGGTCGCTGATGAGTTGGATCTGATACCGACCGACGAAGGAGCAAACGTCGTGCTGATGCGACCCTTCGACGGCGTCGTCTGGGAGAGGACTTCCAGTGAGGAGGGCGTCATGTTCGTCGCTCCATCTCAAGCCGCTATCGACTGCCTGACTGGGAACGGCCGCATGCCAGCCGAAGGGGAGGCTCTCGTGGGGTGGATGACGCAGAACGAGGACACTTGGCGTCTGTCGGTGCTTTCCGCAACAGGCGTCAAGGCGTCGGAGTGA